Within the Roseicitreum antarcticum genome, the region CTTCTGGTCGGTGTGACCATCGTGGCGGCGCTGTGGCTGATGCTGGGCATGGGTGTCGCGCATCCGCTGTGGCTTCTGGCGTTCCTCAGCCTCGGCGCTGCGATGCTGGCCGCACTGGGCCTTGCTGCGGGCGTGATGGCGAACAAGTTCGATCAGATTGCCGCGATCACCAACTTCATCGTGACGCCGCTGGCCTTCTTGTCGGGCACTTTCTATTCGGCCGAGGCGCTGCCCCCCCTGATGTCCACGCTGATCCACTGGAACCCGGTGTTTTACCTGATTGACGGTGCGCGTTTCGGCATTCTGGGTGTATCGGATACCGCCCCAGCGGTGGGGCTTTTCATCGTTTTTGCGACGACGCTGGCGTTGCTGGCCCTGTGCTGGCACTGGTTTCGCATCGGGTATCGCATGAAGCCCTGAAGGGGCCGCCGCCGCTTGATTTTGGCCCCCGCAGGGCGCATGTGTGTCAGATGCCAGTTCCTCAGGAGGGCCAGCCATGAAACGTTTTCTCGTTGCCGCGACCACAGCGCTCTGCGCGTCCCAGCCCGCTTTTGCCGCTGATCCGAGTGTGGGTGCACAGGAATGGCGTCAATGCCGTGCCTGCCACATGATCACCGCCCCTGATGGTGAGACGGTGCAGCGTGGCGGGCGCGTCGGGCCAAACCTTTACGGTCTTATCGGGCGCCGCGCTGGGTCGGTTGAGGGGTTTCGCTATGGTGAGGGGCTGTCCGCTGCAGGGGCAGCGGGCCTCGTGTGGTCCGAGGCGACGCTGACCGCCTATCT harbors:
- a CDS encoding ABC transporter permease, with the protein product MQTTVKMGERRFGRFNWLGMMTLSKREIMRFLNVWTQTLAAPLVTAGLFLAIFALAIGPTRGEVLGVPFVEFLAPGILMMTVIQNAFANTSSSIVISKVQGNIVDTLMPPLSPFELVTGFVVGGMARGLLVGVTIVAALWLMLGMGVAHPLWLLAFLSLGAAMLAALGLAAGVMANKFDQIAAITNFIVTPLAFLSGTFYSAEALPPLMSTLIHWNPVFYLIDGARFGILGVSDTAPAVGLFIVFATTLALLALCWHWFRIGYRMKP
- a CDS encoding c-type cytochrome, translated to MKRFLVAATTALCASQPAFAADPSVGAQEWRQCRACHMITAPDGETVQRGGRVGPNLYGLIGRRAGSVEGFRYGEGLSAAGAAGLVWSEATLTAYLQGPDAFLQAQLGDAGAQSNMDAHTVTNPADMAAYLATFN